GTGGCTGGTAATAAAGACCGTTTCTGATGCTGgcccagtttcttcatttataaaatgatgttATGAATTGTCTGCCCAAACTTTCATAATAGTTGCTAGGAGGAGAAAATTAAAGTCTTCTGAAAGTGCTACATAAATGTCAGTGGTCTTTATCATTGGAAACAGGACATTTTGTTTAAAGAGGACAGATGCTGGGGCCAGATTGCCTGGCTTCAAATCTCAATTTCAGACAAGTTACTCTATCTGTTTTAGTTTGCTCATCCTTAAAAAAGGGACTAATAGTATCTACCGCACAGGGTTgccatgaagattaaatgagttcattaaTATATAGGAACActtagtgcttggcacacagaagACACCCTGGAGAAGTTTGTTAGGTCTTAGTGATAGAGTGGCCACAGAGGGTGACTGAgaagaagatacctaggaaaactCTAAAATGAAGGGCCAGGTTGTTGATGGGTGCTGTAGGCAGTAAGAGGGTAAGTTTGCTCTTAGACTATTAACAGTTGAAGGGTCTTTGTGCAATTCAAGTGGAGTTACTAAGTAGGCAGTTGATAATACGGATCTGACGTTTACAGGGACAGGTCAGAGAGATTTAGATGATAATTGACACTATGAGCATGTATATAATTGCCTAAGttgagagttaaaaaataaatagctttgAGAAACTCCCAACATTTAATGGCCAGTAGAATATGTTGGATCTTCAAAAGACTCTAAGAGGTGTTCCCTTAGGGAGAGCTGTTTAGGTGGAGGAATGGGAGTGGGGTGCTGAGTAAAGAGGACTGAGATATGAGTGGAAATGAAATGGCCATATCAAGGGTAGACATTTCTTTCAAGAAGTTTGTCTgtgagggggagaagagagataGTAGGAAGCAGATAGCCTGggatatttattttgcttttttaggttgattctctgtctctctctctccccccccttctccctctcctcactcctGCCACACCCACTTTCACTCACACACTCAAACACACTTTTCAAGAATCATtcatgaggttaaaaaaaaaatcattcactcgGAGGCTGCAACTTTAACAGCGTCTAAGGGTCCTTATAAAGTTTTCAGCTGAGGTCTCCTGCTTAGGTTGTGGCTTATGCAACCGATGTACTATTACAAGTATAGAATAGTGGAAAGAGAACATGATGAAGGCATTATCCTTTTATTTGTAGAAACCCTTAAGTGGTGTCTCTGCGCAGGTTTGCTTGTCCTTTGTTTTGATCCATAGGCCAgagtacaggatttctttttctttagtgccCGCAGTTCTTGGTCATGccgcttcaaagaatgaagaggcagaccagatgaagagtggtgggcagcaaagcaaagtttattgagtgatagcaaagtgatagtacaaagttcctgaagagggaggggacccgagagggtgtcccccagagtttctaagtctaggggtttttatgggcttgttggcaggctcttttaatctgattaaccctctcTGCACGGGTCACCCAATCACAtttttgtcatctatctatcacgtGCGAAAGGGTGGAGGGTTTCTTCTgggggtggtgtaaaatccttttaaggtgGGGGGGGTTTCCTTACCTGCCTTTTCTTCCTGTCCTTCATTAATTTAGTTCACTTGAATATTTTGCTAGTTGCTCTGATAGAAGCTTGGAATTCAAAAGGTAAATGTGACACATTTCCTGCCCTTGAGGAACTTACAGTATAATACATGTATTCCTGtcatgaaataatgaaaataaccaCAGTGTGTTCAAGGCTTAATAGGTGGGTGGGCAGTGTGGGTAAGGGCTttgcatatattcattttatcattAGTTCTTTACGACAGTCCTGTAGTTAAGATATTATTTCCCTTATCCtcatttttagatgagaaaattgaagcttaGAAATGTGAAAGAACTTTCCCCTATCTAATTAGTATCTAGTtatggaatttgaacccagatttgTCTGGCTCCAAGCTAGTGCTAATTATATTATACAACCCCACTTactatgttgtatgtattatttaaagATACATTAGGCCTTTTTTGGTTGTGTGTGACAGAAACACGATTCAAACTAGCTCAAGCAAATAGGGAATTTATTGATTCTTATGACTGAAATAGAAGACAGTCTTCAGGTACAGCTAGACCCAGGGCCTTAACTAATGTCATCGgggcctcttctctctccctttcagctCTGCAAGCCTTCCTCTGTTGGCTTTATTTACAGACAGGATTCTCCATGGAACCAAAAGGATAACCACTGACCACCCCAAGCTAATATGATGGGTAGAGCTTATGCTTGTAGAGGGGaaaagctttttttctcccccctagGAGCACTCTGGTTTTTAAAACCGCATCACTtaggcacctgcgtggctcagtcagttaagcatctgattcttttttattcttattaacatataatgtattatttgtttcaggggtacaggtctgtgattcatcagtcttacacaatacacagtgctcccCACAACACAGACGCTCCCCAGTGtccatcgcccagccaccccatccttctaATCCCcttccctctagcaaccctcagtttatttcctgagatgaagagtttcttatggtttatctccctctctggttttgtcttgtttcatttttttcctatcttcccctatgatcttctgtcttgtttctcaaattccacgtatcagtgagatcatatgataattgtctttctctgattgacttatttcgcttagcataataccctctagttccatccacgtcattggaaatggcaaggtttcattttttgatggctgcataatattccattttatatatataccacatcttcaccattcatctgttgatggacatctgggctctttccatagtttggacattgctgctataaatattggggtacaggtgcccctttagattactacatttgtatctttggggtaaatacccagtagtaagcatctgattcttgatttcggctcaggtcatgatctcagggttgtgagattgagccccacatggggctctgcactgctgagtgtggagcctgcttaagattctctctctccctctccatgtgcccctccccactccacctgctcacatgctctctctcgtgtgtgcacgctctttctctcaaaaaaaaaaaaaagaaaacaaaagaaaacacccCTGCATCGTTACTTATCATAGGAGCAAAGGTGCAGAATCAGTTCTACCCAAACCACATGTGCAAGGGAGGGGGAATCctcaaaggaaaatgaatgatATTTACCATTATGTATTTATCATGTACCATATTTCACACATGATATTTCAGAGTCATTCAGCAGTCTTAAGGGGTTGAAAAAAATCTAGCTAAGAATATTGTTCAAAGCCAAGACTGCTACCCATTCCTTTAATTTCACACTTACTCTTTCCTCTGCACCCTAAGGTTCAGATGAGTGAATTACAGGCATAATCGTTCCCATACTTCTCATTGCTAACCTTTACTGTTTCATACAAAGAGATCACAGCTGAGAAAAGTTAACAGTAACAGTGGAATATACTTCCTACATAAAAATCATGTCCAAAGTTGGTTCTAAGCAAGGGAGAGATTCTAGGCAGGGCATGAGAGGGTGGGGACagtaagggagagaaaatgataTACACCAAATATCTCATTTCAAGagtattaatttccttttccttttcttttgaaggTGAAGGCTGAAATGTTAGACATGGCAGATAATGCATTTGATGATGAATACCTAAAATGCACTGACAAAATGGAAGTCAAATATGTTCCCCAATTGCTCAAGGAGGAAAAAGCAAGCCATCAGCTCTTGAAGGATGTGTGGGAAAATGCAGAAGCCAGATGGGAAGCCCAGAAGACTCGGATCTTTCTCCCTATGAGTTTTAAAGATAACCATGGAATAGCACTGATGGCATATGTTTCTGAAGCTCAAGAGCAGACTCCCTTTTACCATATGTTCAATGAAGCTGTGAAGACGGCCGGCCTATCTCGAAAAGATTATATCTATGACTTCCAGTtcaaagcttttcatttttatctgacAAAAGCCCTGCAGTTGCTGAGAAGACCTTGTGAGGACAGTTACAAAACTGTGGTGTATAGTATAAGCCAGGATGTCTCATTTACATTTGGAGGGCTAAACCAAGCCAGATTTGGCCATTTCACCTTGGCGTATTCAGCCAAACCTCAAGCTGCTAATGACCAACACATTCTGTTAACCATCCACACATGCTTTGGAGTTGCTATAGaaaatttttttgataaagaaagtgaaagaattaTATTAATACCTCTGAATGAGATTTTTAATGTGTCACAGGATGGAGCCAGCAATAACCTTATCCTTCAAAGCACAAACAAGACCTGCAGCCATTACGAGTGTGCGTTTCTAGGTGGTAAGTGTCTCTGTTCTGTCTGTGCTTGTCTGGGAGGAAAGGAGTTGGATTCTTAGGCCCAGGGAAAGGTCAGGAAAGAAACTGACAGGTgtttgaaaggagaaatgacaTTGATGGTCTCTAGTTCCTTTCATATCATTAGTTTTATTCcccataatttaattttatcaaaataatacatttatagcTTTCtggaaagttaaataaaatactataaggcaatggttctcaactggggcaaTTTTGTCCTGCAGGGTCATTTGGTAATAACTGGAATTTTTAACTCTCACAGTCATCCCTAGTTGCTACTAGTAgcatctaatgggtagaggccaaggatgctgctaaacaaaatgcacagaacagccccccacaacaaagaagtACTTGGCCCATTGCCCTACTTGTAAGGCTTACTATGAAAAATAGCAACTCCCTGCCCCACTGTTCCCTATCCCCAATTTTCACTCCTCAGTggcattcatttttaatttttcagctaaagttttttttttttaaagattttatttatttgagggttcctgggtggctcagtcgttaagcgtctgctttcggctcaggtcatgatcccaggctcctgggatcatgtcccacatggggctccctgctcagcgggaagcctgcttctccctctcccactccccctgcgtgtgttcctgctctcgctgtctctgtctctgtcaaataaataaataaaatcttaaaaaaaaaaaagattttatttatttgagggtgagagcacaagcaaggtgaGAGGTagaggagagtgagaagcagactccccaccaagcagggagcccagcgtggggctcgatcccgggaccctgggatcatgacctgagccgaaggcagacacctaaccacctgagccaccgaGTTGCCTCTCAgctaaagttttgttttgttttgttttttagattttttttttatttatttgacagagagacagcaagagagggaacacaagcggggggagcaggagagggagaaacaagcttcccgcagagcagggagcctgatgcagggctcgatcgcaggaccctgggatcatgacctgagctgaaggcagaagcttaatgactgagcctcccaggcgcccctcagctaaactttttaataatatgtttcagcatgttatttcttgatttttaaatttttaaacctCATCAATTACATCATCAGTAACTCATTCTCagtcttttgtctttctgttccACCAGTCTTACCCTGTTGGGTTTATTGATTGATGTTTGCAATGTGACTATTGTAGCTGTAGGCATCAATCCATGttcaagacaaaaagaaagggaagtgggATGTATCCGCAGCTAAATCTGCCTATTTAATCAGGAAAGTAAAAGCTTTCCCAGAAACTGCTAGTAGATTTCTGATTACATATCATGGACCAGAACAGCTACTTGATAATCCATAACTTGAAGAAAAGCTTGGAAATGAAGTAATTAGCTTTTCCAGCCTCTCTAGTATAGGGAGGCAAGGAGAAGGGAGTTAGAAATAGTTGTCACGTCAGTAAACCAAATATATCTAATAACCACCACCCTACGCTCCTCCTCAGTGTTTGTGCATTTCCCCCCTTCCCAATCTCCCATTGTAATAAAGACtggtaactttttatttattttttttaagattttatttttttatttgagagagcacaagcagggggaagaggcagagggagaagcagactccctactgagcagggaacctgatgtggggctccatcccaggaccctaagatcatgacctgagccaaaggcaggcacttaaccaactgagccacccaggcaccccaagactgatacctttttaaataccttttttaCCCCAGGGTTATtagttgtatgattttttttttgtttccttagttTTTTATATCCCATCAATAATTCACCTCCAAATCCTTAGAAATACAAATCTCCACTTAGTACATTCAGACATATTagatactttctctctctctctctctattttttttttttttttttggaatatacTCCTGGATTCCCCCCATCAAACTACTCTGTGCTGTACTCTTTAGGCCTGCTGAATATCCTA
The sequence above is a segment of the Zalophus californianus isolate mZalCal1 chromosome 2, mZalCal1.pri.v2, whole genome shotgun sequence genome. Coding sequences within it:
- the ART3 gene encoding ecto-ADP-ribosyltransferase 3 isoform X3, which translates into the protein MKMGHFDMVTMLLAAMILMDIFQVKAEMLDMADNAFDDEYLKCTDKMEVKYVPQLLKEEKASHQLLKDVWENAEARWEAQKTRIFLPMSFKDNHGIALMAYVSEAQEQTPFYHMFNEAVKTAGLSRKDYIYDFQFKAFHFYLTKALQLLRRPCEDSYKTVVYSISQDVSFTFGGLNQARFGHFTLAYSAKPQAANDQHILLTIHTCFGVAIENFFDKESERIILIPLNEIFNVSQDGASNNLILQSTNKTCSHYECAFLGGLKTENCVENTEHHLPIYIYSPGEKDQNLEDPEVKSQESTVLFGMTGHEPTQIPGMTIPETFSLPGIKVVQLDEKPAPGPVPVPGPKTHPSASCGKMLLPPLGTFIILISASAVNLFVAL
- the ART3 gene encoding ecto-ADP-ribosyltransferase 3 isoform X4, with protein sequence MKMGHFDMVTMLLAAMILMDIFQVKAEMLDMADNAFDDEYLKCTDKMEVKYVPQLLKEEKASHQLLKDVWENAEARWEAQKTRIFLPMSFKDNHGIALMAYVSEAQEQTPFYHMFNEAVKTAGLSRKDYIYDFQFKAFHFYLTKALQLLRRPCEDSYKTVVYSISQDVSFTFGGLNQARFGHFTLAYSAKPQAANDQHILLTIHTCFGVAIENFFDKESERIILIPLNEIFNVSQDGASNNLILQSTNKTCSHYECAFLGGLKTENCVENTEHHLPIYIYSPGEKDQNLEDPEVKSQESTVLFGMTGHEPTQIPGMTIPETFSLPAPGPVPVPGPKTHPSASCGKMLLPPLGTFIILISASAVNLFVAL
- the ART3 gene encoding ecto-ADP-ribosyltransferase 3 isoform X2 — encoded protein: MKMGHFDMVTMLLAAMILMDIFQVKAEMLDMADNAFDDEYLKCTDKMEVKYVPQLLKEEKASHQLLKDVWENAEARWEAQKTRIFLPMSFKDNHGIALMAYVSEAQEQTPFYHMFNEAVKTAGLSRKDYIYDFQFKAFHFYLTKALQLLRRPCEDSYKTVVYSISQDVSFTFGGLNQARFGHFTLAYSAKPQAANDQHILLTIHTCFGVAIENFFDKESERIILIPLNEIFNVSQDGASNNLILQSTNKTCSHYECAFLGGLKTENCVENTEHHLPIYIYSPEVKSQESTVLFGMTGHEPTQIPGMTIPETFSLPGIKVVQLDEKPEDKSQEDPGNPAPGPVPVPGPKTHPSASCGKMLLPPLGTFIILISASAVNLFVAL
- the ART3 gene encoding ecto-ADP-ribosyltransferase 3 isoform X5; translation: MKMGHFDMVTMLLAAMILMDIFQVKAEMLDMADNAFDDEYLKCTDKMEVKYVPQLLKEEKASHQLLKDVWENAEARWEAQKTRIFLPMSFKDNHGIALMAYVSEAQEQTPFYHMFNEAVKTAGLSRKDYIYDFQFKAFHFYLTKALQLLRRPCEDSYKTVVYSISQDVSFTFGGLNQARFGHFTLAYSAKPQAANDQHILLTIHTCFGVAIENFFDKESERIILIPLNEIFNVSQDGASNNLILQSTNKTCSHYECAFLGGLKTENCVENTEHHLPIYIYSPEVKSQESTVLFGMTGHEPTQIPGMTIPETFSLPAPGPVPVPGPKTHPSASCGKMLLPPLGTFIILISASAVNLFVAL
- the ART3 gene encoding ecto-ADP-ribosyltransferase 3 isoform X1, whose protein sequence is MKMGHFDMVTMLLAAMILMDIFQVKAEMLDMADNAFDDEYLKCTDKMEVKYVPQLLKEEKASHQLLKDVWENAEARWEAQKTRIFLPMSFKDNHGIALMAYVSEAQEQTPFYHMFNEAVKTAGLSRKDYIYDFQFKAFHFYLTKALQLLRRPCEDSYKTVVYSISQDVSFTFGGLNQARFGHFTLAYSAKPQAANDQHILLTIHTCFGVAIENFFDKESERIILIPLNEIFNVSQDGASNNLILQSTNKTCSHYECAFLGGLKTENCVENTEHHLPIYIYSPGEKDQNLEDPEVKSQESTVLFGMTGHEPTQIPGMTIPETFSLPGIKVVQLDEKPEDKSQEDPGNPAPGPVPVPGPKTHPSASCGKMLLPPLGTFIILISASAVNLFVAL